AGATCCTCGCGCCACGCAAGCAACAGGTTGTGACCTTGACCGAGTTGCCGGCGATCAGCATCGGCTGAAAATCACTGGTCATGTGACAGCAAAAAAAATGTGGGAGCGGGCTTGCCCGCGATGGCGGTGGATCAGTCAATTAGGTGTCGACTGACACACCGCCATCGCAGGCAAGCCAGCTCCCACAGTTGTTACTGCGAGGCGACTCAGGACTGGGCGCGTGCCTGGTTACGCAGGGCTTTCACTTGGTCGTGATTGCGCTGTGCGCCGTGGTACTGACGCTCGACCAGATCACGAATACCCACCAGGTTGTGCTTGTTGATTTTATCGATGGCCTCTTTGTAAGCCTTCAACGCATGGTCTTCACCGCGCTCGGCTTCGTTGAGGACGGCTTCTTCGTCCTTGCCTGTCACCAGCGACTTCACGTCTACCCAGCCACGATGCAGGGCGCCGGCAACGCTGCCGGAATCTTCCGGGTCACCACCCAAGGCGCGCACGGCTGTCTGCAGTTCGGTAGCCGCCGAGGCGCAGTCAGCTGAACGTTTGGTGAACAGCGCCTTGAGTTCTGGGTGCTTGATGTCTTCTGCGCAGGTCTTGAAGCCTTCCTGGCCGTCTTTGCTGGTTTCGATCAGGTCGTTGAGTACGGAGATCGATTCTTTGTTGATGTCAGTCATTTTTCAATTCCTTCACAGGTTTAGAAACGTACTGAGGTAGTTGCAGCGCTCGTGCCAGGTCTTGAATTAAGAAATAAACCTTAGTTTTCAACAAGTTATAAATACGCGATAAATCTGTATCCGCTTTATTTGCATGATCTGTCATTTGGCCTTCATGCAGAATGCCTGTATTTTCCAAGGCATCCTCCTGATTGCCTGAAGCACCTATGAACCCCGAAAAACTCGAACTGCTGATCACCAGCCAAATGCCGTTCGGCAAGTACAAGGGCCGGATCATTGCCGACCTGCCCGGTCCTTACCTGAACTGGTTTGCCCGCGAAGGTTTCCCCCACGGCGAGTTAGGCGGCCTGCTGGCGTTGATGCAGGAAATCGATCACAACGGCCTGTCCGAACTGCTCGAACCGCTGCGCGCCAAACACGGCAAACCTGCCCCTCGCCACTAATCGAGCCTGACCATGCCCCACACCCGCGACGAAGCCTACTGGCAGGCCATTGCCCAGCGCTATGAGCTGGAACCCGGCCCCATCAACCTGGAAAACGGCTACTTCGGCCGTATGAGCCGGGCGGTGCTGGCGCAGTATCAGGAGCATGTGGCCTTTATCAATCGCAGCAACTCGGTGCACGTGCGCCAGCGCTTCGAGCAAGGAGAGAATGCCGAGATCCGCCGGCAACTGGCCGAATTGGTCAATGTCGATCCAGAAGCCATTGCCTTCACCCGCAATGCCACCGAAGCCCTGCAATCGCTGATCCGCAACTACAACCGCCTGCAACCGGGCGACCAGGTGCTGATCAGCGACCTGGAATACGACACGGTCAAGGGCGCCATGCGCTGGCTCGCCGGCTACCGGGGTGTAGAGGTGATCGAAGTGTCCCACGCCCACCCGGCCAGTTTCGACAGCCTGGTGCAGACCTATCGCGATACCTTCAGCCGCCACCCGCGCCTGAAGCTGATGGCGCTGACCTATGTCACCCACCGTACCGGCCTGGTCATGCCGGTGGAGGCCATCGCCCTGGCGGCAAGGGAATATGGCGTCGAAATCATCCTCGATGGCGCCCATGCGCTGGGCCAGATCGACTTCGACCTAGGGCAACTGGGCATCTCGTTCGCCGGTTTCAACCTGCACAAGTGGATCGGTGCGCCGCTGACCCTGGGCTTTTTGTACATAGCCCCAGAGCGCCTGGCACAGATTGATCCGGACATGGGCGAGTTCCATTACCCGATCACCGACGTGCGTGCTCGTACGCCTTACAGCACAGCGAATTTTCCGGCGCTGATGACCTTACCGCTGGTGCTTGAAGAACATCGGGCCTTGGGCGGCGCGCAGGCCAAGGGCGCGCGGGTGAAATACCTGCGTGACCTGTGGGTGAGCCAGGTGCGGCCATTACCGGGGATCGAGGTGCTGACCGCGGACGATCCACGGTTGTATTGCGCGATTACCGCGTTCAAGTTCAGCGGGCGCGATCAGCAGGTAATGGCGGATCGATTGCTCGATGAGTACAACCTGTTTACCACCCTGCGCAGTGGGGCTGCATTTGGTACCTGCATACGGGTGACGCCGGGGTTGGTGACTTCGGCGGCAGACATCGGCGTGCTGGTCAACGCGATTACCAAGCTGAATGCCGATTAAAACTGTGGGAGCGGGCTTGCTCGCGAATGCGGTGTGTCATTCAACACATTCAGTGACTGTTACCGCGCATTCGCGAGCAAGCCCGCTTGTATGTTTAGACTTGAAGGGGTGGGCGGCGACTAAAAGCCCGATTCCGACTCTAGCCAGTACGGACCGTGGGAGACTTCTCGTCCCGCCCTTTCTACCCTAAGCGCCGATAAGGAATTCATCGGGAAAACCGACAATAGAGGCAAGCCAGCGCTGGGATAGACCCCGACAAGCCCTTAAACCCTAGCTCCGAGGATTAGTTATGACAATCCTTACTTCACCAACGGTTGTGGGTATCGATGTGGCCAAGGCCGAAATCGTTGCCTACCGCGAAGACCTCAACGCCACTCAAGCCATTGCCAACGACCGCGATGCTCTTGGTCGCTGGCTCAACACATTACCTGCCAACAGCTCAATTGCCCTGGAAGCCACCAGCACTTACCACTTGGACACAGCTGAACTCGCCCATGAAATAGGACATCGGGTTTACGTTGTAGACGCTTATCGGTTGAGCCATTACCGCGAAAGCATTGGCCAGCGGGCGAAAACCGACCCTTGTGATGCACGTTTATTAGCGCGCTACCTGAGCAGCGAGCAGAAACGGCTACGGCTCTGGAGTCCACCTCCGCAGGCTTACAAGTTATTGAAAAGCTTGCTGCACCGACGTGCAGAGCTTATCAACTTGCGTGTAAGCCTTACACTGAGCTGGTCAGGCGAACCGCTTTTGAAAGACGAGTTGGCCCAGCAGTTAAAGTCCTTCAAACAAGCTGAGCAGGTCATTCAGAAGTTGCTGCACAAGGTCAGTAAAGAGGCGGGCATCACCGAAAATATCAAGCGCTGCAAAGCCATTGAGGGAGTGGGTGATCTTACGGCTACTGGTCTAGCGACAGCCTTCATGCGCGGTCAGTTCGCCAATGGCGATGCATTCATCGCTTTCTTGGGGATGGATCTGAGACCAAAAGATTCCGGAAAAAAG
The Pseudomonas hygromyciniae genome window above contains:
- a CDS encoding aminotransferase class V-fold PLP-dependent enzyme; the protein is MPHTRDEAYWQAIAQRYELEPGPINLENGYFGRMSRAVLAQYQEHVAFINRSNSVHVRQRFEQGENAEIRRQLAELVNVDPEAIAFTRNATEALQSLIRNYNRLQPGDQVLISDLEYDTVKGAMRWLAGYRGVEVIEVSHAHPASFDSLVQTYRDTFSRHPRLKLMALTYVTHRTGLVMPVEAIALAAREYGVEIILDGAHALGQIDFDLGQLGISFAGFNLHKWIGAPLTLGFLYIAPERLAQIDPDMGEFHYPITDVRARTPYSTANFPALMTLPLVLEEHRALGGAQAKGARVKYLRDLWVSQVRPLPGIEVLTADDPRLYCAITAFKFSGRDQQVMADRLLDEYNLFTTLRSGAAFGTCIRVTPGLVTSAADIGVLVNAITKLNAD
- a CDS encoding DUF3820 family protein encodes the protein MNPEKLELLITSQMPFGKYKGRIIADLPGPYLNWFAREGFPHGELGGLLALMQEIDHNGLSELLEPLRAKHGKPAPRH
- a CDS encoding IS110 family transposase is translated as MTILTSPTVVGIDVAKAEIVAYREDLNATQAIANDRDALGRWLNTLPANSSIALEATSTYHLDTAELAHEIGHRVYVVDAYRLSHYRESIGQRAKTDPCDARLLARYLSSEQKRLRLWSPPPQAYKLLKSLLHRRAELINLRVSLTLSWSGEPLLKDELAQQLKSFKQAEQVIQKLLHKVSKEAGITENIKRCKAIEGVGDLTATGLATAFMRGQFANGDAFIAFLGMDLRPKDSGKKAGPRHLSKKGDSELRRLAHNAAMAASRSATWKPYYESYLARGLAKTQALVILARKLCRVAFALMKNQSEYQPNLRLQGLPAT
- a CDS encoding ferritin-like domain-containing protein, translating into MTDINKESISVLNDLIETSKDGQEGFKTCAEDIKHPELKALFTKRSADCASAATELQTAVRALGGDPEDSGSVAGALHRGWVDVKSLVTGKDEEAVLNEAERGEDHALKAYKEAIDKINKHNLVGIRDLVERQYHGAQRNHDQVKALRNQARAQS